A DNA window from Streptomyces sp. CA-278952 contains the following coding sequences:
- a CDS encoding acetoacetate--CoA ligase has translation MTAATPDAPLWQPGPDRIEAAAVTRFQNWAATRYGAPAEGGYAALHRWSVDELDSFWQAVAEWFDIRFSTPYESVLGDRAMPGATWFPGATLNYAEHALRTAEDPARADTPALLYVDETHTQSPVSWAELRRQVGALAAELRALGVTPGDRVSGYLPNIPQAVVAFLATAAVGGIWTSCAPDFGARSVLDRFQQIEPVVLFTVDGYRYGGKEHDRTETVAELRRELPTLRAVVHIPLLGTDAPEGALAWAALTSADTEPVFEQVPFEHPLWVLYSSGTTGLPKAIVQSQGGILLEHFKQIGLHCDLGPEDRFFWYTSTGWMMWNFLVSGLLTGTTVVLYDGSPGYPDVQAQWRVAEQTGATLYGTSAAYVMACRKADVHPGRDFDLSRVQCVATTGSPLPPDGFRWLHDEVAEDLWIASVSGGTDVCSCFAGAVPTLPVHIGELQAPCLGTDLQSWDPAGEPLIGEVGELVVTNPLPSMPIRFWNDPDGSRYHDSYFDMYPGVWRHGDWITLTDHGSVIIHGRSDSTLNRQGVRMGSADIYEAVERLPEIRESLVIGLEEPDGGYWMPLFVHLADGATLDDELRDAIKRTIRENLSPRHVPDEVIEVPAIPHTLTGKRIEVPVKRLLQGTELAKAVNPGSVDNLDLLHFYAELAANRNR, from the coding sequence ACGCCCGACGCCCCGCTCTGGCAGCCCGGCCCCGACCGCATCGAGGCCGCGGCCGTCACCCGCTTCCAGAACTGGGCCGCGACCCGGTACGGCGCCCCGGCCGAGGGCGGATACGCGGCCCTGCACCGCTGGTCCGTCGACGAACTCGACAGCTTCTGGCAGGCCGTCGCCGAGTGGTTCGACATCCGCTTCTCCACGCCGTACGAGAGCGTCCTCGGCGACCGCGCGATGCCCGGCGCCACCTGGTTCCCCGGCGCCACCCTCAACTACGCCGAACACGCCCTGCGCACCGCGGAGGACCCGGCCCGCGCCGACACCCCCGCCCTGCTGTACGTCGACGAGACCCACACCCAGTCCCCTGTCAGCTGGGCCGAACTCCGCCGTCAGGTCGGCGCGCTGGCCGCCGAACTCCGCGCGCTGGGCGTCACCCCCGGCGACCGCGTCAGCGGCTACCTTCCCAACATCCCGCAGGCCGTCGTCGCCTTCCTCGCCACCGCGGCCGTCGGCGGCATCTGGACCTCCTGCGCCCCCGACTTCGGCGCCCGCAGCGTCCTCGACCGGTTCCAGCAGATCGAACCCGTCGTCCTGTTCACCGTCGACGGCTACCGCTACGGCGGCAAGGAACACGACCGCACCGAGACCGTCGCCGAACTCCGCCGCGAACTGCCCACCCTGCGCGCCGTCGTCCACATCCCGCTGCTCGGCACCGACGCCCCCGAAGGCGCGCTCGCCTGGGCCGCCCTCACCTCCGCCGACACCGAGCCGGTCTTCGAACAGGTCCCCTTCGAGCACCCGCTCTGGGTCCTCTACTCCTCCGGCACCACCGGCCTGCCCAAGGCCATCGTCCAGTCCCAGGGCGGCATCCTGCTCGAACACTTCAAGCAGATCGGCCTGCACTGCGACCTCGGACCCGAGGACCGCTTCTTCTGGTACACCTCCACCGGCTGGATGATGTGGAACTTCCTCGTCTCCGGCCTCCTCACCGGCACCACCGTCGTCCTGTACGACGGCAGCCCCGGCTATCCGGACGTCCAAGCCCAGTGGCGGGTCGCCGAACAGACCGGCGCGACGCTCTACGGCACCTCCGCCGCGTACGTCATGGCCTGCCGCAAGGCCGACGTCCACCCCGGCCGCGACTTCGACCTCTCCCGCGTCCAGTGCGTCGCCACCACCGGATCACCGCTCCCGCCCGACGGCTTCCGCTGGCTCCACGACGAGGTGGCCGAAGACCTCTGGATCGCCTCCGTCAGCGGCGGCACCGACGTCTGCAGCTGCTTCGCCGGAGCCGTCCCCACCCTCCCCGTCCACATCGGCGAACTCCAGGCCCCCTGCCTCGGCACCGACCTCCAGTCCTGGGACCCGGCCGGCGAACCCCTCATCGGCGAGGTCGGCGAACTCGTCGTCACCAACCCCCTCCCGTCCATGCCGATCCGCTTCTGGAACGACCCCGACGGCAGCCGCTACCACGACAGCTACTTCGACATGTACCCCGGCGTCTGGCGCCACGGGGACTGGATCACCCTCACCGACCACGGCTCGGTGATCATCCACGGCCGCTCCGACTCCACTCTGAACCGCCAGGGCGTCCGCATGGGCTCCGCCGACATCTACGAGGCCGTCGAACGGCTCCCCGAGATCCGCGAATCCCTCGTCATCGGCCTCGAAGAACCCGACGGCGGCTACTGGATGCCGCTCTTCGTCCACCTCGCCGACGGCGCGACCCTCGACGACGAGCTGCGGGACGCGATCAAGCGGACCATCCGCGAGAACCTCTCCCCACGCCACGTACCGGACGAGGTCATCGAGGTCCCCGCCATCCCGCACACCCTCACCGGCAAGCGCATCGAGGTTCCGGTCAAGCGCCTCCTCCAGGGAACCGAGCTGGCCAAGGCGGTCAACCCGGGCTCCGTCGACAACCTCGACCTCCTCCACTTCTACGCCGAACTGGCCGCGAACCGAAACCGCTAG
- the ptsP gene encoding phosphoenolpyruvate--protein phosphotransferase, which translates to METTLRGVGVSHGVAIGEVRHMGTAVLEPPAKSIPAEEAGREQGRARQAVEAVAADLIARGNLAGGEAQHVLEAQAMMAQDPELMSDVDRRIAVGSTAERAVYDAFAAYRALLANAGEYLAGRVADLDDVRNRIVARLLGVPMPGVPDSDEPYVLIARDLAPADTALLDPTLVLGFVTEEGGPTSHSAILARALGVPAVVALPGAGELAEGTVVAVDGSTGEIFVDPSDEKRAELESAAAARRAALSASTGPGATSDGHKVPLLANVGGPGDVPAAVEAGAEGVGLFRTEFLFLDDSKQAPSEEKQIAAYRAVLEAFPEGRVVVRVLDAGADKPLDFLTPADEPNPALGVRGLRSLLDHPEVLRTQLTALAKAAEGLPVYLEVMAPMVADRIDAKAFADACREAGLRAKFGAMVEIPSAALRARSILQEVEFLSLGTNDLAQYTFAADRQVGAVSRLQDPWQPALLDLVAMSADAARAEGKSCGVCGEAAADPLLACVLTGLGVTSLSMGAASLPYVRATLAKYTLAQCERAANAARAADSAEEARSAAQAVLSGE; encoded by the coding sequence ATGGAGACAACGCTGCGAGGCGTCGGCGTGAGCCACGGTGTGGCCATCGGCGAGGTTCGGCACATGGGTACGGCGGTGCTGGAGCCGCCCGCCAAATCGATTCCCGCCGAGGAGGCCGGTCGCGAACAGGGGCGCGCCAGGCAGGCGGTGGAAGCGGTCGCCGCCGATCTGATCGCGCGGGGCAACCTGGCCGGCGGTGAGGCACAGCACGTGCTCGAGGCGCAGGCCATGATGGCTCAGGACCCCGAGTTGATGTCCGACGTCGATCGTCGCATCGCCGTGGGCAGCACCGCCGAGCGTGCGGTGTACGACGCGTTCGCCGCGTACCGGGCGCTGCTCGCCAATGCCGGGGAGTACCTGGCGGGGCGGGTCGCGGACCTCGACGACGTGCGGAACCGGATCGTGGCGCGGCTGCTCGGTGTGCCGATGCCCGGGGTGCCGGACAGCGACGAGCCGTATGTGCTGATCGCGCGCGACCTCGCGCCGGCCGACACCGCGCTCCTCGACCCGACGCTGGTGCTCGGCTTCGTCACCGAGGAGGGCGGGCCGACCAGTCACAGTGCGATCCTGGCGCGGGCGCTCGGCGTTCCCGCCGTGGTGGCGCTGCCCGGCGCCGGTGAGCTGGCCGAGGGCACGGTCGTCGCGGTGGACGGCAGCACGGGCGAGATCTTCGTCGACCCGAGCGACGAGAAGCGCGCCGAGCTGGAGAGCGCCGCCGCCGCTCGTAGGGCGGCGCTGTCCGCCTCGACCGGTCCCGGCGCCACGTCGGACGGGCACAAGGTGCCGCTGCTCGCCAATGTCGGCGGTCCGGGCGATGTGCCCGCGGCGGTCGAGGCGGGGGCGGAGGGTGTCGGGCTGTTCCGCACCGAGTTCCTGTTCCTGGACGACAGCAAGCAGGCTCCTTCCGAGGAGAAGCAGATCGCGGCCTACCGCGCGGTGCTGGAGGCGTTCCCCGAGGGGCGGGTCGTCGTGCGCGTGCTGGACGCCGGCGCCGACAAGCCGCTGGACTTCCTGACGCCGGCCGACGAGCCGAACCCGGCGCTCGGCGTCCGTGGGCTGCGGAGCCTGCTCGACCACCCCGAGGTGCTGCGTACCCAGCTGACCGCGCTGGCGAAGGCCGCCGAGGGGCTGCCGGTGTACCTGGAGGTCATGGCCCCCATGGTGGCCGACCGTATCGACGCCAAGGCGTTCGCGGACGCGTGCCGCGAGGCCGGGCTGCGGGCGAAGTTCGGCGCGATGGTGGAGATTCCGTCCGCCGCTCTGCGGGCGCGGTCGATCCTCCAGGAGGTGGAGTTCCTGTCGCTGGGCACCAACGACCTGGCGCAGTACACCTTCGCGGCCGACCGCCAGGTGGGCGCGGTGTCGCGGCTCCAGGACCCGTGGCAGCCGGCGCTGCTGGATCTCGTGGCGATGTCCGCCGACGCGGCTCGTGCCGAGGGCAAGAGCTGTGGCGTGTGTGGTGAGGCGGCGGCGGATCCGCTGCTGGCGTGTGTGCTGACGGGTCTGGGTGTCACCTCCCTGTCGATGGGCGCGGCGTCCCTTCCTTATGTGCGGGCCACGCTGGCCAAGTACACGCTGGCGCAGTGCGAGCGTGCGGCGAACGCCGCTCGGGCGGCGGACTCGGCCGAGGAGGCGCGCAGCGCCGCTCAGGCTGTGCTGTCCGGCGAGTAG
- a CDS encoding PTS sugar transporter subunit IIA has translation MTNVTSPLAGRAIGLAAVPDPVFSGAMVGPGTAIDPVREPSEAVSPVDGIVVSLHPHAFVVVDADGHGVLTHLGIDTVQLNGEGFELLVNKGDTVTRGQSIVRWDPVAVEAAGKSPICPIVALEATAESLSDVREDGDVKVGDPLFGWQ, from the coding sequence ATGACCAACGTGACGTCCCCTCTTGCTGGACGCGCCATCGGACTCGCCGCGGTTCCCGACCCGGTCTTCTCGGGCGCGATGGTCGGTCCCGGCACCGCCATCGACCCCGTACGTGAGCCCTCCGAGGCGGTGTCCCCGGTCGACGGCATCGTCGTCTCCCTGCACCCTCACGCGTTCGTCGTCGTCGACGCGGATGGGCACGGGGTCCTGACGCACCTCGGCATCGACACCGTCCAGCTCAACGGCGAGGGCTTCGAGCTCCTCGTGAACAAGGGGGACACGGTGACCCGGGGCCAGAGCATCGTGCGCTGGGACCCGGTCGCCGTCGAGGCCGCCGGCAAGTCACCCATCTGCCCGATCGTGGCCCTGGAGGCCACCGCCGAGTCGCTCTCCGATGTCCGTGAGGACGGGGACGTGAAGGTCGGCGACCCGCTGTTCGGCTGGCAGTGA
- a CDS encoding CDP-alcohol phosphatidyltransferase family protein, whose protein sequence is MEVQETRVQTDRVLTIPNILSMARLVGVPLFLWLILRPVFGGPNSDNWALLVLMFSGISDYLDGKLARKWNQISSLGRLLDPAADRLYILSTLVGLTWREILPLWVTAALLARELMLLVMVAILRRHGYPPPQVNFLGKAATFNLMYAFPLLLLSDGSGWLATVAAVFGWAFAGWGTTLYWWAGILYVVQVRRIVKADAVAE, encoded by the coding sequence GTGGAGGTCCAGGAGACTCGGGTCCAGACGGACCGGGTCCTCACCATCCCCAACATCCTCAGCATGGCTCGCCTTGTCGGGGTACCGCTCTTCCTGTGGCTGATTCTTCGCCCCGTGTTCGGAGGGCCCAACAGCGACAACTGGGCGCTGCTGGTGCTGATGTTCAGCGGTATCAGCGACTACCTCGACGGGAAGCTGGCCCGCAAGTGGAACCAGATCAGCAGCCTCGGCCGGCTCCTTGACCCGGCGGCTGACCGCCTCTACATCCTTTCCACCCTTGTGGGCCTCACCTGGCGTGAGATCCTGCCCCTCTGGGTCACCGCGGCTCTTCTCGCCCGGGAACTGATGCTCCTGGTGATGGTGGCCATCCTGCGACGCCACGGGTATCCGCCTCCGCAGGTCAACTTCCTCGGAAAAGCTGCAACCTTCAACCTGATGTACGCGTTCCCCTTGTTGCTGCTCAGCGACGGGAGTGGTTGGCTGGCCACAGTGGCAGCTGTCTTCGGATGGGCGTTCGCAGGATGGGGTACAACGCTCTACTGGTGGGCAGGAATCCTCTATGTGGTTCAGGTCCGCCGGATCGTGAAGGCGGACGCAGTAGCCGAATGA
- a CDS encoding mannose-1-phosphate guanyltransferase: MKAVVMAGGEGTRLRPMTSSMPKPLLPVANRPIMEHVLRLLKRHGLSETVVTVQFLASLVKNYFGDGEELGMELTYANEEKPLGTAGSVKNAEEALKDDTFLVISGDALTDFDLTDLIAFHKEKGGLVTVCLTRVPNPLEFGITIVDENGQVERFLEKPTWGQVFSDTVNTGIYVMEPEVFDYVQADTSVDWSGDVFPQLMKEGKPIYGYIAEGYWEDVGTHESYVKAQADVLERKVDVELDGFEISPGVWVAEGAEVHPDAVLRGPLYIGDYAKVEADVEIREHTVVGSNVVVKTGAFLHRAVVHDNVYIGQHSNLRGCVVGKNTDIMRAARIEDGAVIGDECLVGEESIIQGNVRVYPFKTIEAGAFVNTSVIWESRGQAHLFGARGVSGILNVEITPELAVRLAGAYATTLKKGSTVTTARDHSRGARALKRAVISALQASAIDVRDLENVPLPVARQQTARGSAGGIMIRTSPGVPDSVDIMFIDERGADLSQAQQRKLDRVYARQEYRRAFPGEIGDLHFPSSVFDSYTGSLLRNVDVTGIADSGLKVVVDASNGSAGLVLPSLLGRLGVDALTINPGLDEARPTESVETRRAGLVRLGEIVSSARAAFGVRFDPVGERLSLVDELGRIIEDDRALLVLLDLVAAERRSGRVALPVTTTRVAEQVAAYHGTQVEWTTTSPDDLTRVGREEDTIFGGDGRGGFIVPEFSSVFDGSAAFVRLIGLVARTQLTLSQIDARIPRAHVLRRDLATPWAVKGLVMRRVVEAAGDRSVDTTDGVRVVEADGRWIMVLPDRAEAVTHLWAEGPDDASAQALLDEWAAVVDSAGD; encoded by the coding sequence ATGAAGGCCGTCGTGATGGCTGGCGGCGAAGGCACACGCCTTCGCCCCATGACCTCAAGCATGCCCAAGCCGCTCCTGCCCGTGGCCAACAGGCCGATCATGGAGCACGTTCTGCGGCTGCTCAAGCGGCATGGGCTCAGCGAAACCGTAGTGACCGTCCAGTTCCTCGCCTCCCTCGTCAAAAATTACTTCGGGGACGGCGAAGAGCTCGGGATGGAGCTCACCTATGCCAACGAGGAGAAGCCACTCGGCACCGCGGGCAGCGTGAAGAACGCAGAAGAGGCGTTGAAGGACGACACGTTCCTCGTCATTTCCGGTGACGCACTCACCGACTTCGACCTCACCGACCTCATCGCGTTCCACAAGGAGAAGGGCGGGCTCGTCACGGTCTGCCTGACCAGGGTTCCCAATCCCCTGGAATTCGGGATCACCATCGTGGACGAGAACGGTCAGGTCGAACGGTTCCTGGAGAAGCCGACCTGGGGACAGGTCTTCTCGGACACCGTGAACACGGGCATCTACGTCATGGAGCCCGAGGTGTTCGACTACGTCCAGGCCGACACCTCGGTCGACTGGTCCGGTGACGTCTTCCCTCAGCTGATGAAGGAGGGCAAGCCCATCTACGGCTATATCGCCGAGGGCTACTGGGAAGACGTAGGCACCCACGAAAGCTATGTGAAGGCCCAGGCGGACGTCCTGGAGCGCAAGGTCGACGTGGAGCTCGACGGCTTCGAGATCTCCCCCGGCGTGTGGGTCGCCGAAGGGGCTGAGGTCCACCCCGACGCCGTGCTGCGCGGACCGCTGTACATCGGCGACTACGCCAAGGTCGAGGCGGACGTCGAGATCCGCGAGCACACGGTCGTGGGGTCGAACGTCGTCGTCAAGACGGGCGCCTTCCTCCACAGGGCCGTGGTGCACGACAACGTCTACATCGGACAGCACAGCAACCTCCGGGGCTGCGTCGTCGGCAAGAACACCGACATCATGCGCGCGGCCCGGATCGAGGACGGCGCCGTCATCGGGGACGAATGCCTGGTCGGCGAGGAGTCGATCATCCAGGGCAACGTCCGGGTGTATCCGTTCAAGACGATCGAGGCCGGCGCGTTCGTCAACACCTCGGTGATCTGGGAGTCCCGAGGACAGGCGCACCTCTTCGGGGCGCGCGGGGTCTCCGGAATCCTGAACGTCGAGATCACCCCCGAACTTGCCGTACGGCTGGCCGGCGCCTACGCCACGACCCTCAAGAAGGGCTCGACGGTCACGACCGCACGTGACCACTCCCGGGGCGCCCGTGCCCTCAAGCGGGCCGTCATCTCGGCCCTCCAGGCCAGCGCCATCGACGTCCGGGACCTCGAGAACGTCCCTCTGCCCGTGGCGCGCCAGCAGACCGCCCGGGGCAGTGCAGGCGGCATCATGATCCGTACGTCGCCCGGGGTGCCCGACTCGGTGGACATCATGTTCATCGACGAGCGGGGTGCGGACCTCTCGCAGGCGCAGCAGCGCAAGCTCGACCGGGTCTACGCACGCCAGGAGTACCGCAGGGCCTTCCCCGGCGAGATCGGGGACCTGCACTTCCCGTCCAGCGTCTTCGATTCGTACACCGGGTCCCTCCTGCGGAACGTCGACGTCACCGGCATCGCGGACTCCGGACTCAAGGTCGTCGTCGACGCCTCCAACGGCAGCGCCGGGCTCGTCCTGCCCAGCCTGCTCGGGCGGCTCGGCGTGGACGCGCTGACGATCAACCCCGGACTCGACGAGGCACGGCCCACCGAGTCCGTCGAGACCCGACGGGCCGGTCTCGTCCGGCTCGGGGAGATCGTGTCCTCCGCACGGGCGGCCTTCGGGGTGCGGTTCGACCCGGTGGGTGAGCGGCTCTCCCTCGTCGACGAACTGGGCCGGATCATCGAGGACGACAGGGCCCTGCTGGTCCTCCTGGACCTCGTCGCCGCCGAGCGGCGCAGCGGTCGTGTCGCCCTGCCCGTGACGACCACGCGCGTCGCCGAGCAGGTGGCGGCCTACCACGGCACCCAGGTGGAGTGGACGACCACCTCGCCCGACGATCTGACCCGGGTGGGCCGTGAAGAGGACACCATCTTCGGAGGAGACGGGCGCGGCGGGTTCATCGTTCCCGAATTCAGCAGCGTATTCGACGGGAGTGCCGCGTTCGTCCGGCTCATCGGGCTCGTCGCGCGCACCCAGCTCACGCTGAGCCAGATCGACGCCCGGATTCCCCGGGCTCATGTCCTGCGCCGCGACCTGGCGACCCCGTGGGCCGTCAAGGGGCTCGTCATGCGCCGGGTCGTCGAAGCGGCCGGTGACCGCAGCGTGGACACCACGGACGGGGTCCGTGTGGTCGAGGCGGACGGACGGTGGATCATGGTCCTGCCCGACCGGGCGGAGGCCGTCACCCACCTGTGGGCGGAAGGCCCCGACGACGCCTCGGCCCAGGCACTGCTCGACGAGTGGGCCGCGGTGGTGGACAGCGCCGGGGACTGA
- a CDS encoding DUF881 domain-containing protein, which translates to MSQQSPDRSTVPPPARPDASMSLLNNVMDHSLDDGYAEASARRRADGSAGLPRTLKSKLGLAAGLVVAALVVTLGAAEARISAPVVAKEREELIDRIDAETEAADTLESDVDALRRDVSERQRKALERHGGDQGQLVALLAGATPVEGPGVKLVVDDAKDTDQGGGGPRESTGFADTGRVRDRDMQRVVNGLWESGAEAIAINGQRLTALSAIRAAGDAILVDNRPLVPPYTVLAVGDGEKLATAFQDSADGQYLQALKESFDIRTSISAQAKVGLPAAPSLIVRTAEPKAAGSGAADTGKGTS; encoded by the coding sequence ATGTCGCAGCAGTCCCCCGATCGGAGCACCGTCCCGCCGCCCGCACGCCCCGACGCCTCCATGTCGCTGCTGAACAACGTGATGGACCACAGCCTCGACGACGGGTACGCGGAGGCCTCCGCACGGCGCAGGGCCGACGGGAGCGCGGGGCTGCCCCGTACGCTCAAGTCGAAGCTCGGCCTGGCCGCCGGCCTGGTGGTGGCCGCTCTGGTGGTCACCCTCGGCGCCGCCGAGGCGCGGATCTCCGCACCGGTCGTCGCCAAGGAGCGCGAGGAGCTGATCGACCGCATCGACGCGGAGACAGAGGCGGCGGACACGTTGGAGTCCGATGTCGACGCGCTCCGCCGCGATGTGAGCGAACGTCAGCGCAAGGCGCTCGAGCGGCACGGCGGGGACCAGGGGCAGCTGGTGGCGCTGTTGGCCGGAGCGACGCCGGTCGAGGGCCCCGGCGTGAAACTGGTCGTCGACGACGCGAAGGACACCGATCAGGGCGGCGGCGGGCCGCGTGAGTCGACGGGCTTCGCAGACACCGGGCGGGTGCGCGACCGGGACATGCAGCGGGTCGTCAACGGCCTGTGGGAATCCGGGGCCGAGGCGATCGCCATCAACGGGCAGAGGCTGACGGCACTGTCGGCCATCCGGGCCGCCGGCGACGCCATACTGGTCGACAACAGACCGCTCGTACCGCCGTACACGGTGCTCGCGGTGGGGGACGGCGAGAAGCTCGCGACCGCCTTCCAGGACAGCGCCGACGGCCAGTACCTTCAGGCGCTCAAGGAGAGCTTCGACATCCGCACCAGCATCTCCGCTCAGGCGAAGGTGGGGCTTCCGGCCGCGCCGAGCCTGATCGTCCGTACAGCAGAGCCGAAGGCCGCCGGCAGTGGTGCGGCAGACACAGGGAAGGGCACATCGTGA
- a CDS encoding small basic family protein, with protein sequence MIAVLGLVVGVVVGLLVRPEVPAVVEPYLPIAVVAALDAVFGGLRAMLDGIFVDKVFVVSFLSNVVVAALIVFLGDKLGVGAQLSTGVVVVLGIRIFSNAAAIRRHVFRA encoded by the coding sequence GTGATCGCCGTACTGGGCCTCGTCGTGGGAGTCGTGGTCGGACTGTTGGTCCGGCCCGAGGTACCGGCGGTGGTCGAGCCCTATCTGCCGATCGCGGTGGTCGCCGCGCTCGACGCCGTCTTCGGCGGTCTGCGGGCCATGCTCGACGGCATCTTCGTCGACAAGGTCTTCGTGGTCTCCTTCCTCTCGAACGTCGTGGTGGCCGCGCTGATCGTCTTCCTCGGCGACAAACTGGGTGTCGGCGCTCAACTCTCCACCGGTGTGGTGGTCGTGCTGGGCATTCGGATCTTCTCCAACGCCGCCGCGATCCGCCGGCACGTCTTCCGGGCTTGA
- a CDS encoding DUF881 domain-containing protein: MNNDENPRSEQPEGGASAVPDAPAPPPATEVSGRQRLKAGLWPPRLSRAQLIVAVLLFGLGLGLAIQVRSTSDDSALRGARQEDLVRILDEVDDRTQRLEDEKQRLDDQRTELETSSDQAEEARKQTLEKERQLGILAGTVAAQGPGITLTITDPSGAVAPDMLLDAIQELRAAGAEAIEVNGVRVVANTYFSGDAGNVQVDGEKIEAPYEFTVIGKPQDLEPALNIPGGVVQTLEKEQATVLVARSDDIVVGALRPAQRPDYARSSSP, translated from the coding sequence ATGAACAACGACGAGAATCCCCGCAGCGAACAGCCCGAGGGCGGCGCGTCCGCCGTCCCCGACGCTCCCGCGCCGCCGCCCGCCACGGAGGTGTCCGGTCGGCAGAGGCTCAAGGCGGGCCTGTGGCCGCCGCGGCTGAGCCGGGCCCAACTGATCGTCGCCGTGCTGCTGTTCGGGCTCGGGCTGGGGCTCGCCATCCAGGTGCGGTCCACCAGCGACGACAGTGCGCTGCGCGGAGCCCGGCAGGAGGACCTGGTCCGTATCCTCGACGAGGTCGACGACCGGACCCAGCGTCTGGAGGACGAGAAGCAGCGCCTGGACGATCAGCGCACCGAGCTGGAGACCAGCTCCGACCAGGCCGAGGAGGCCCGGAAGCAGACGCTGGAGAAGGAACGTCAGCTCGGTATCCTCGCGGGCACCGTGGCGGCGCAGGGTCCCGGCATCACGCTGACGATCACCGACCCCTCGGGGGCGGTCGCGCCCGACATGCTGCTCGACGCCATTCAGGAACTGCGGGCGGCGGGGGCCGAGGCGATCGAGGTCAACGGGGTGCGGGTGGTGGCCAACACCTACTTCTCCGGCGATGCCGGGAACGTCCAGGTGGACGGGGAGAAGATCGAGGCGCCGTACGAGTTCACGGTGATCGGCAAACCGCAGGATCTGGAGCCGGCCCTCAACATTCCCGGCGGTGTGGTCCAGACGCTGGAGAAGGAGCAGGCCACCGTGCTCGTGGCGCGGTCCGACGACATCGTCGTCGGTGCCTTGCGACCGGCGCAGCGGCCTGACTACGCTCGGTCGTCATCCCCGTGA
- a CDS encoding FHA domain-containing protein yields MKLFAKLFGKSAREDSNSAARHRAPRHGQGEEQEAERPLFRDEVSGAPGGDGVSSVDPAGAGRIGFGAPSASSTGGGFTPEGSSMPVCTRCGHRNAETGRFCSNCGAPLRGGVPERPSETTSTISISGLEAYEAEATGQTALPSLSPEAQAAVDALPGGSALLVVRRGPNSGSRFLLDSDLTTAGRHPQSDIFLDDVTVSRRHVEFRRSPDGSFTVGDVGSLNGTYVNRERIDSVQLSNGDEVQIGKYRLVFYASPRGV; encoded by the coding sequence GTGAAGTTGTTTGCGAAGTTGTTCGGGAAGAGTGCACGCGAGGACAGCAACAGTGCTGCCCGCCACCGCGCGCCGCGCCATGGTCAGGGCGAGGAGCAGGAGGCGGAGCGTCCGCTCTTCCGCGACGAGGTGTCCGGCGCCCCGGGGGGTGACGGCGTGTCGTCTGTTGACCCTGCCGGTGCCGGACGCATAGGTTTCGGCGCACCATCAGCCTCGAGTACGGGTGGAGGGTTCACCCCGGAGGGCTCGTCGATGCCGGTCTGCACGAGGTGCGGTCACCGCAACGCGGAGACCGGCAGGTTCTGTTCCAACTGCGGCGCGCCGCTGCGGGGCGGTGTTCCCGAGCGTCCCTCGGAGACGACGTCCACCATCTCCATCTCCGGCCTGGAGGCGTACGAGGCGGAGGCGACGGGGCAGACCGCTCTGCCCTCGCTCTCCCCGGAGGCTCAGGCCGCGGTCGACGCGCTGCCCGGAGGCTCGGCGCTGCTGGTCGTGCGGAGGGGCCCGAACTCCGGGAGCCGCTTCCTGCTCGACAGCGACCTGACCACGGCCGGCCGTCACCCGCAGAGCGACATCTTTCTCGATGACGTGACCGTGTCGCGGCGTCATGTGGAGTTCCGCAGGAGCCCGGACGGTAGCTTCACCGTGGGTGATGTCGGCAGCCTCAACGGCACCTACGTCAACCGTGAGCGCATCGATTCGGTCCAGCTGTCCAACGGCGACGAAGTCCAGATCGGAAAGTACCGCCTGGTCTTCTATGCGAGCCCGCGGGGCGTGTGA